Proteins encoded in a region of the Poecilia reticulata strain Guanapo linkage group LG14, Guppy_female_1.0+MT, whole genome shotgun sequence genome:
- the spry4 gene encoding protein sprouty homolog 4, whose amino-acid sequence MESRVPHHIPGVSSSLISQPLLDSRVPYGRLQHPLTIYPIDQIKSSHVENDYIDSPAVVAQQPVSQKSANRRITWLGQNQEAFLGANHNHHHNHQLHQQGRCESHPHPDTTTHPWISFSGRPSSISSSSSTSSDQRLLDHAAPTPTVDHHPNSNHHQGPLNTVTTRTPGCFSSTETKVLTSSSSASSCSSSSKSLDLKSAKVPAGGVCSTGVQQGLALIPSSPTEKKHLFVCEHCGKCRCTECTLPRALPSCWVCNQECLCSAQSLVDTATCMCLVKGIFYHCTEDEDDEGSCADKPCSCSQANCCARWSFMAALSVVLPCLICYLPATGLAKLGQKCYDNVSRPGCRCKNSQAGMSIPVSKNGGVEANVGTEKQQQGS is encoded by the coding sequence ATGGAGTCCAGGGTTCCCCACCACATTCCCGGAGTGTCTTCTTCTCTTATCTCTCAGCCTTTGCTGGATAGTAGAGTGCCCTATGGTCGTCTTCAGCATCCTCTCACCATTTATCCCATTGACCAGATAAAGTCATCACATGTGGAGAATGACTACATTGACAGTCCAGCTGTTGTGGCTCAGCAGCCTGTGAGCCAGAAGTCTGCAAACCGAAGAATCACCTGGCTTGGTCAAAATCAGGAGGCCTTCCTTGGGGCCAACCATAATCATCACCACAATCATCAGCTCCATCAGCAGGGCCGGTGTGAGTCTCACCCTCACCCAGACACCACCACCCACCCCTGGATCTCCTTCAGTGGCAGGCCCAGTTCtattagcagcagcagcagtaccTCTTCCGATCAGCGGCTGTTGGACCATGCAGCACCGACGCCGACGGTGGATCACCACCCAAACTCAAACCATCACCAGGGCCCCCTCAACACCGTCACAACCCGAACTCCTGGTTGTTTCTCTTCCACTGAAACTAAAGTCCtgacctcctcttcctctgcttcctcctgctcctcttcctcaaaATCACTTGACCTCAAGTCTGCAAAGGTTCCTGCTGGAGGCGTGTGCTCCACTGGGGTTCAACAAGGACTGGCGCTTATCCCTTCCTCTCCAACCGAAAAGAAGCACCTGTTTGTCTGCGAGCATTGTGGGAAGTGTCGATGCACTGAGTGCACGCTCCCCCGAGCCTTACCCTCCTGTTGGGTCTGCAACCAGGAGTGCCTGTGCTCGGCTCAGAGCCTGGTAGACACAGCCACCTGCATGTGCCTAGTCAAAGGGATCTTCTACCACTGCACCGAGGACGAGGACGACGAGGGCTCCTGTGCCGACAAGCCCTGCTCATGTTCACAAGCCAACTGCTGTGCACGCTGGTCTTTTATGGCCGCCCTCTCTGTCGTCCTGCCATGCCTAATCTGCTACCTTCCAGCTACGGGACTGGCCAAGCTGGGACAGAAGTGTTATGACAATGTTAGCAGGCCTGGCTGTCGCTGCAAGAACTCGCAGGCTGGCATGAGCATCCCTGTCAGTAAAAATGGAGGGGTGGAAGCAAACGTTGggacagaaaagcagcagcagggtTCATGA